A genome region from Nitrospirota bacterium includes the following:
- a CDS encoding Ig-like domain-containing protein, with the protein GQRALRLFARILPVFLLLSCSKAKEEKAPQAGPQKTSLYKIELLPVGATKNDTISVKVKGVSPSDLRYQWIVNGREIEDAREASFKYPELKKNDTVEVKVSIKGTEYISDPIIIANIYPEIKSAKLLPQNPKKGAELRVEAITEDRDGDPVTLTYEWFINGEAMLGETSDTLKAEFKRGDKVSVRVASFDGQHQGQAMTLSSVIANSPPKVSPDVDTKIEGDICTAKIKATDPDGDALTYSIKEGPQGMTIDQSGIITWKVRPEEIGENNITVSVKDGSGGETVVPLTIKLGL; encoded by the coding sequence AGGGCAAAGGGCGCTGAGGCTCTTTGCCCGTATCTTGCCTGTGTTCCTTCTCCTTTCCTGCTCGAAAGCAAAAGAGGAAAAGGCTCCACAGGCAGGGCCTCAAAAGACATCCCTTTACAAAATTGAACTACTCCCCGTAGGCGCAACAAAAAATGATACCATTTCTGTGAAAGTAAAGGGTGTAAGCCCTTCTGACCTCAGGTATCAGTGGATTGTGAATGGTAGGGAAATAGAGGACGCCAGAGAGGCTTCCTTCAAATATCCTGAGCTTAAAAAGAATGACACAGTTGAGGTAAAGGTATCAATTAAAGGCACTGAATACATCTCTGACCCTATAATCATTGCCAATATCTACCCTGAAATCAAATCAGCCAAGCTTTTACCACAGAATCCAAAGAAAGGCGCTGAATTAAGAGTTGAAGCCATTACCGAAGACAGGGACGGCGACCCTGTAACTCTTACTTATGAGTGGTTTATAAATGGAGAGGCTATGCTCGGAGAAACATCTGATACGCTGAAGGCTGAATTTAAAAGGGGAGATAAGGTATCAGTGAGAGTAGCCTCCTTTGACGGGCAGCATCAGGGGCAGGCAATGACTTTATCCAGCGTTATTGCCAACTCGCCGCCAAAGGTCTCTCCAGATGTTGACACTAAAATTGAGGGCGATATTTGCACAGCAAAGATAAAAGCCACTGATCCGGATGGAGATGCCCTTACCTACTCTATTAAAGAGGGGCCGCAGGGCATGACAATAGACCAGAGCGGTATTATTACATGGAAGGTCAGGCCAGAAGAAATCGGAGAGAACAATATAACAGTATCAGTGAAAGACGGCAGTGGCGGCGAGACCGTAGTACCTCTTACCATTAAACTCGGCCTATAA